The Carassius auratus strain Wakin chromosome 5, ASM336829v1, whole genome shotgun sequence genome includes a window with the following:
- the si:ch211-66e2.3 gene encoding hemicentin-1 isoform X4, with protein MFQHLIVYLFAVSQLVSLTGAQDECPLQLNPQRVVVRYGGSVAVTCNTSVAHKGIGWEASERLVPMTRNQSLITWRVSELTEWDINPYCYINPNKGAQCQIELPVTVYKTPDSVSISTVIHTEPMKEGQQYELQCDVHGVAPVQYLTVKWYKNQTLLNQTTFSDTIETPVNKTVTLLIRPDRADDGAQYRCEAELDLGAEGPQPPPKINSTEPLNVEVYYKPRHSSSTETIIKDDKVMLDCTVKANPAPDYTWSSDHLNLNISSSVIKSSALSPGKYTCNATNTQGSDIKVFIVKSTGTRHTFWTVLIVFLLLVTLIVIILFCFFSSFLMKCCDINTLK; from the exons GTGCACAAGATGAATGTCCTCTTCAGCTCAACCCACAGAGAGTTGTTGTGAGATACGGCGGTTCTGTTGCAGTTACCTGTAACACTTCAGTCGCACATAAAGGGATAGGATGGGAAGCCAGTGAGAGACTAGTGCCTATGACCAGAAACCAGAGTCTGATCACATGGAGAGTGTCAGAACTGACAGAATGGGACATAAATCCATACTGCTACATAAATCCAAACAAAGGTGCACAGTGTCAAATAGAGCTCCCAGTCACTGTTTACA AGACTCCAGACAGTGTGTCCATCAGCACTGTGATTCACACAGAACCAATGAAAGAGGGACAGCAGTATGAGCTCCAGTGTGACGTTCATGGTGTGGCTCCTGTTCAGTATCTCACTGTCAAATGGTACAAAAATCAGACTCTGCTGAATCAAACTACCTTCAGTGACACCATCGAGACTCCAGTAAATAAAACTGTCACACTCCTGATCCGTCCAGACAGAGCTGATGATGGAGCTCAATACAGGTGTGAAGCAGAGCTGGATCTGGGAGCAGAAGGACCTCAACCTCCTCCTAAAATAAATTCAACAGAACCTCTTAATGTTGAAGTATACT ATAAACCACGACACTCCAGTTCAACAGAGACCATCATTAAAGATGATAAGGTCATGCTAGATTGTACAGTGAAGGCAAACCCGGCTCCTGACTACACATGGTCATCAGATCATCTGAACTTGAACATCAGTTCCTCAGTGATCAAGTCCTCAGCACTCAGTCCAGGAAAATACACGTGCAACGCCACAAACACTCAGGGAAGTGACATCAAAGTGTTCATCGTCAAATCTACAG GTACTCGTCACACATTCTGGACTGTTCTTATTGTCTTCCTCTTGCTGGTTACATTGATTGTTatcatcttgttttgttttttttcttcttttttaatgaaatgttgtgACATTAACACCCTGAAGTAG